A part of Sesamum indicum cultivar Zhongzhi No. 13 unplaced genomic scaffold, S_indicum_v1.0 scaffold00125, whole genome shotgun sequence genomic DNA contains:
- the LOC105179174 gene encoding adenylate isopentenyltransferase 3, chloroplastic-like — translation MTNFSVGGMMNKHQGKDKVVVVLDATGIGNSCLAIDLATCFRAEVINSDKIQVYKGLDIVTNKVSNEDCRGVPHHLLGIIDPEVDFTGHAFLHHALLAADAIVQKNRLPIIVGGSNSFIQALANDDTKFPSKYECGWMWRSWSSFCTCENELIIWWIAGWWRKVARFVGTYIMFLDMGKHKMEEL, via the exons ATGACGAACTTTTCAGTTGGGGGCATGATGAACAAGCACCAAGGGAAGGataaggtggtggtggtattGGATGCCACTGGCATAGGCAACTCATGCCTGGCGATAGACCTGGCCACCTGTTTTCGGGCAGAGGTCATCAACTCGGACAAAATTCAGGTCTACAAGGGCCTAGACATAGTAACCAATAAGGTGAGCAATGAAGATTGCCGCGGCGTGCCACACCATTTGCTCGGAATCATTGATCCCGAGGTGGATTTCACTGGACATGCTTTTCTGCATCATGCATTGTTGGCTGCAGATGCCATCGTACAAAAGAATCGGTTGCCAATCATTGTTGGAGGGTCTAATTCCTTCATACAGGCACTTGCCAATGACGACACTAAGTTTCCCTCAAAGTACGAGTGTGGATGGATGTGGCGATCCTGGTCTAGCTTTTGTACGTGTGAAAACGAGTTGATCATATGGTGGATAGCGGGTTGGTGGAGGAAG GTTGCTAGATTTGTAGGGACTTACATTATGTTTTTAGATATGGGTAAACATAAGATGGAGGAATTGTAA